The Brenneria rubrifaciens genome has a window encoding:
- the glrR gene encoding two-component system response regulator GlrR: MTTRKSANLLLVDDDPSLLKLLGMRLASEGFSVMTAESGQEALRLLNREQFDLVISDLRMDEMDGMALFSEIQRFQPGMPVIILTAHGSIPDAVAATQQGVFSFLTKPVDRDALYKAIDEALALSAPAGDEGWRETIVTRSPLMLRLLEQARMVAQSDVSVLINGQSGTGKEVLARAIHAASPRAKKTFIAINCGALPEPLLESELFGHAKGAFTGAVSSREGLFQAAEGGTLFLDEIGDMPLSLQVKLLRVLQERKVRPLGSNRDLEINVRIISATHRDLPKAMGKGEFREDLYYRLNVVNLKLPALHERAEDIPLLANHLLRESASRHKPFVRTFSTDAMKRLMTASWPGNVRQLVNVIEQCVALTSAPVISEALVEQALEGENTALPTFVEARHQFELNYLRKLLQIAKGNVTQAARMAGRNRTEFYKLLGRHELDANDFKE; this comes from the coding sequence ATGACAACCCGTAAATCGGCGAATTTACTTCTGGTGGATGATGATCCCAGCTTGTTGAAGTTATTGGGAATGCGTCTGGCCAGTGAAGGTTTCAGCGTTATGACAGCGGAAAGCGGTCAGGAAGCGCTGCGGCTGTTAAACAGAGAGCAGTTCGACCTGGTTATCAGCGATCTTCGAATGGATGAGATGGATGGCATGGCGCTTTTTTCGGAAATCCAGCGCTTTCAACCCGGCATGCCGGTCATTATTCTTACCGCGCACGGCTCAATTCCTGATGCTGTAGCGGCGACGCAACAAGGTGTATTCAGTTTTCTCACCAAGCCCGTCGATCGTGACGCTTTGTACAAAGCGATTGATGAAGCCCTGGCGTTATCTGCCCCGGCGGGGGATGAAGGCTGGCGTGAAACCATTGTAACGCGCAGCCCGTTAATGTTGCGCCTGCTGGAGCAGGCCAGAATGGTGGCCCAGTCGGACGTCAGCGTATTGATTAACGGCCAGAGCGGAACGGGAAAAGAGGTCTTGGCGCGGGCTATCCATGCCGCCAGTCCGCGTGCGAAAAAAACCTTCATCGCCATTAACTGCGGCGCGTTACCGGAACCTTTGCTGGAGTCTGAGCTTTTCGGCCACGCGAAAGGCGCTTTTACAGGGGCGGTCAGTAGCCGTGAAGGGCTTTTTCAAGCGGCGGAGGGCGGGACGCTGTTTCTGGATGAAATCGGGGATATGCCGCTGTCGTTGCAGGTAAAACTGCTGCGTGTTCTCCAGGAGCGCAAAGTTCGTCCACTGGGCAGTAACCGCGATCTGGAGATTAATGTGCGGATTATTTCCGCGACTCACCGCGATTTGCCAAAAGCGATGGGAAAAGGCGAGTTTCGTGAGGATCTCTACTATCGGCTAAATGTGGTTAACCTGAAATTGCCCGCCCTGCATGAGCGGGCAGAAGATATTCCGCTGTTGGCCAATCATCTGCTGCGTGAGTCGGCGTCCCGGCATAAACCTTTTGTGCGTACTTTCTCAACGGACGCCATGAAACGGTTGATGACGGCGAGTTGGCCGGGTAACGTGCGGCAACTGGTTAACGTGATTGAGCAATGCGTGGCGCTGACCAGCGCGCCCGTCATCAGCGAAGCCCTGGTGGAACAGGCGCTGGAAGGTGAAAACACCGCATTGCCGACGTTTGTCGAAGCCCGTCATCAATTCGAGTTGAACTATCTTCGCAAACTGTTGCAGATAGCTAAAGGCAATGTCACGCAGGCCGCGCGTATGGCGGGACGCAACCGGACGGAGTTTTATAAACTGTTGGGCCGTCATGAATTGGACGCTAATGACTTTAAAGAATAG
- a CDS encoding sensor histidine kinase: protein MISLKRWRFFPRSLRQLVIMAFLLVLLPLLVLAYQAYQSLNMLSEQAADINRTTLTDARRSEAMTSVALAMERSYRQYCVLDDQTLATLYQNQRKQYAQMLDAHAAVLPDPRYYQTLRQYLTQLAELHCNNSGPDQNVPGLLANFSRANGEMVQVTRDVVFSRGQQLQQAIAERGQFFGWQALLLFLVSVLLVMLFTRMIIGPVNGVERMINRLGEGRSLGNTSTFKGPREIRSLAQRIIWLSERLSWLESQRHEFLRHISHELKTPLASLREGTELLADEVVGPLTADQKEVVAILDSSSLHLLQLIDQLLDYNRKLADTPTELERVEIEEIVDIVVSSHSLPARAKMLHTGVELNAEQCWAETTLLMRVIDNLYSNAVHYGKESGNIWIASRQIGNRVQIDIANSGTPIPDAERGMIFEPFYQGSHQRKGAVKGSGLGLSIARDCIRRMRGELSLIVVDYADVCFRIELPLTSENE, encoded by the coding sequence ATGATTTCTTTGAAACGATGGCGTTTTTTCCCGCGTTCTCTGCGGCAATTGGTAATCATGGCTTTCTTGCTGGTGCTGTTACCGTTACTGGTATTGGCTTATCAGGCTTATCAGAGCCTGAATATGCTGAGTGAACAGGCGGCGGACATCAATCGAACCACTTTGACGGACGCGCGTCGCAGCGAGGCGATGACCAGCGTGGCGCTGGCAATGGAGCGTAGCTATCGACAGTATTGTGTGCTGGATGACCAAACGCTGGCGACACTGTATCAGAATCAGCGTAAACAATACGCTCAAATGCTGGATGCCCACGCGGCTGTTTTGCCGGACCCGCGCTATTACCAAACGCTGCGTCAGTATCTAACCCAGCTTGCAGAGTTGCACTGCAACAACAGCGGCCCAGATCAGAACGTGCCTGGGCTGTTGGCGAATTTTTCCCGGGCGAACGGAGAGATGGTGCAGGTCACTCGTGATGTCGTGTTTTCCCGCGGGCAACAACTGCAACAGGCCATTGCCGAGCGCGGTCAGTTCTTTGGCTGGCAGGCGCTGCTGCTTTTTCTGGTGAGCGTGCTGTTGGTGATGCTGTTCACCCGGATGATTATCGGCCCGGTCAACGGGGTTGAGCGGATGATCAATCGCCTGGGGGAAGGGCGCTCGCTGGGCAATACCAGTACTTTTAAAGGTCCCCGTGAAATTCGCTCGCTGGCGCAGCGCATTATCTGGTTGAGTGAACGCCTTTCCTGGCTGGAGTCTCAACGACATGAATTTTTGCGGCATATTTCTCATGAACTGAAAACGCCACTGGCAAGTTTGCGTGAAGGGACGGAATTACTGGCCGATGAGGTGGTGGGGCCGCTGACTGCCGATCAAAAAGAAGTGGTCGCCATTCTCGACAGCAGCAGTCTGCACTTGCTGCAACTGATCGATCAACTGCTGGACTATAACCGCAAGCTGGCTGATACCCCGACCGAGCTGGAACGGGTGGAGATTGAGGAAATCGTTGATATTGTCGTGTCGTCCCATAGCTTGCCCGCGCGGGCCAAAATGCTGCATACCGGTGTTGAACTGAACGCTGAACAGTGCTGGGCCGAGACAACGCTGTTGATGCGCGTGATTGATAATCTCTATTCCAATGCGGTGCACTATGGCAAGGAATCCGGTAACATTTGGATCGCTAGTCGTCAGATAGGCAATCGGGTACAGATCGATATCGCGAATAGTGGTACGCCCATCCCTGATGCGGAACGCGGCATGATCTTTGAACCTTTTTATCAAGGAAGTCATCAGCGTAAAGGGGCTGTCAAAGGCAGCGGTCTGGGGCTGAGCATCGCCCGGGATTGTATTCGTCGTATGCGGGGGGAACTCAGCCTGATTGTGGTTGACTATGCTGATGTGTGTTTTCGTATTGAACTGCCTTTAACCTCTGAGAATGAATAA
- the purL gene encoding phosphoribosylformylglycinamidine synthase — protein MEILRGSPALSAFRINKLLTRCKDHILPVSDIYAEYVHFADVSAPLNNDEQAKLTRLLKYGPSLAGHEPQGRLLLVTPRPGTISPWSSKATDIAHNCGLDKVLRLERGLAFYIHAPTLNDAQWGQLGALLHDRMMESVFNEMRQAEQLFVHHQPVPFKRIEILLQGRQALEEANVRLGLALAEDEIDYLLAAFNKLKRNPTDIELYMFAQANSEHCRHKIFNADWVIDGVEQPKSLFKMIKNTFEYTPDYVLSAYKDNAAVMEGSAVGRFYTDTHGKYDYHQEDAHILMKVETHNHPTAISPWPGAATGSGGEIRDEGATGRGSKPKAGLVGFSVSNLRIPGFIQPWETEEFGKPDRIVSALDIMTEGPLGGAAFNNEFGRPALTGYFRTYEERVDSHNGSELRGYHKPIMLAGGIGNIRADHVKKGDIGVGAKLIVLGGPSMNIGLGGGAASSMASGQSDADLDFASVQRDNPEMERRCQEVIDRCWQLGEENPILFIHDVGAGGLSNAMPELVSDGGRGGRFELRDILNDEPGMSPLEVWCNESQERYVLAVAPEQLARFDEICRRERAPYAVIGEATEELHLTLNDRHFNNQPIDLPLDVLLGKTPKMLRDVERKQADGTPLKRDGIYLAEAVERVLHLPVVAEKTFLITIGDRTVTGMVARDQMVGPWQVPVADCAVTTASLDSYYGEAMSIGERAPVALLDFAASARLAVGEALTNIAATHIGSLNRVKLSANWMAAAGHPGEDAGLYDAVKAIGEELCPALGLTIPVGKDSMSMKTRWQEGEEERTMTSPMSLVISAFARVEDVRATVTPQLRTGQDNVLLLIDLGAGHKALGATALAQVYRQLGSETADVRNATQLAGFFNALQQLVADKVLLAYHDRSDGGLLVTLAEMAFAGHCAVNVDIATQGEDVLATLFNEELGAVIQIPASRRAEVESVLALNGLAECVHYLGQAEDGSHFIIKCGDAVVYHENRTTMRDWWAETTWQMQRLRDNPQCADQEHVAKQDDNDPGLNVVLTFDPQEDIAAPYIARQVRPKVAVLREQGVNSHVEMAAAFHRAGFDAMDIHMSDLLAGRRDLWDFHALVACGGFSYGDVLGAGEGWAKSILFNSRVRDEFAAFFQRPQTLALGVCNGCQMMSNLRELIPGADLWPRFVRNKSDRFEARFSLVEVEKSPSLFMNDMAGSRMPIAVSHGEGRVEIRDNTHLSALEQQNLVALRYVNNYGQVTENYPANPNGSPNGITAITSASGRATVMMPHPERVFRTVSHSWHPEEWGEDSPWMRMFRNARRQLG, from the coding sequence ATGGAAATACTGCGTGGTTCACCTGCTTTGTCGGCATTTCGTATCAATAAATTGCTCACCCGCTGCAAAGATCATATTTTGCCGGTTAGCGATATCTATGCCGAATACGTGCATTTCGCCGATGTCAGCGCCCCGTTGAACAACGATGAGCAGGCTAAACTGACACGTTTGCTGAAGTATGGTCCTTCTCTCGCCGGGCATGAGCCGCAAGGCCGTCTGCTGCTGGTGACGCCGCGTCCCGGCACAATTTCTCCCTGGTCTTCCAAAGCGACCGATATTGCCCATAACTGTGGACTGGACAAGGTGCTACGGCTCGAACGGGGTCTGGCATTCTATATTCATGCGCCAACCTTGAATGACGCGCAGTGGGGGCAATTGGGCGCGCTGCTGCACGATCGCATGATGGAAAGCGTGTTTAACGAGATGCGGCAGGCCGAGCAACTGTTTGTTCATCACCAGCCTGTGCCATTCAAACGAATTGAAATCTTGTTACAGGGGCGTCAGGCGCTGGAAGAGGCGAATGTTCGTCTGGGGCTGGCATTGGCGGAAGATGAGATTGATTATCTGCTGGCCGCCTTCAATAAATTGAAGCGTAATCCGACGGATATTGAGCTGTATATGTTCGCACAGGCGAACTCCGAGCACTGCCGCCACAAAATTTTTAATGCTGACTGGGTGATTGATGGTGTTGAGCAACCGAAATCGTTGTTCAAGATGATCAAAAACACCTTTGAGTATACGCCGGACTATGTGCTGTCAGCGTATAAAGATAACGCCGCCGTGATGGAAGGCTCCGCCGTGGGGCGTTTCTATACCGATACGCACGGCAAATATGACTATCATCAGGAAGACGCGCATATCCTGATGAAAGTCGAAACGCATAACCATCCGACGGCTATCTCCCCGTGGCCGGGCGCGGCAACCGGATCCGGCGGCGAGATCCGTGATGAAGGCGCCACCGGCCGCGGTTCCAAGCCTAAAGCCGGGCTGGTCGGGTTCTCCGTTTCCAATCTGCGCATACCGGGCTTTATCCAGCCGTGGGAAACGGAAGAATTCGGCAAGCCGGATCGTATTGTCAGCGCGCTGGATATCATGACCGAAGGTCCGCTTGGCGGCGCGGCGTTCAACAATGAGTTCGGGCGTCCCGCGCTGACCGGTTATTTCCGTACCTATGAGGAGCGTGTTGATAGTCACAACGGTTCCGAATTGCGCGGCTACCACAAGCCGATCATGCTGGCGGGGGGGATCGGTAATATCCGCGCCGACCACGTCAAGAAAGGCGACATCGGCGTGGGCGCAAAACTGATCGTGTTGGGCGGGCCGTCCATGAATATCGGCCTGGGCGGTGGCGCGGCATCATCAATGGCGTCCGGCCAGTCTGATGCTGATCTGGATTTTGCCTCCGTTCAGCGTGATAACCCGGAAATGGAACGCCGCTGTCAGGAAGTGATCGATCGCTGTTGGCAACTGGGTGAAGAAAACCCGATTCTGTTTATTCACGACGTGGGCGCGGGCGGTTTATCCAACGCGATGCCGGAACTGGTCAGTGACGGTGGCCGCGGCGGGCGTTTTGAACTGCGTGACATTCTGAATGACGAACCGGGTATGAGTCCGCTGGAGGTCTGGTGTAATGAATCTCAGGAGCGTTATGTGCTGGCCGTTGCGCCAGAACAGTTGGCGCGTTTCGATGAGATCTGCCGCCGTGAGCGCGCACCGTACGCGGTGATCGGCGAGGCGACTGAAGAGTTGCATCTGACGCTGAATGACCGTCACTTCAACAATCAGCCGATCGATCTGCCGCTGGACGTGTTGCTGGGCAAAACGCCGAAAATGCTGCGCGACGTTGAGCGCAAGCAGGCTGACGGCACGCCATTGAAGCGCGATGGTATCTATCTTGCCGAAGCCGTGGAGCGCGTACTTCATCTGCCGGTCGTGGCCGAAAAAACGTTCCTGATCACCATCGGCGACCGCACCGTTACCGGTATGGTCGCGCGCGACCAGATGGTCGGGCCGTGGCAGGTGCCGGTGGCGGACTGCGCGGTAACCACCGCGAGTCTGGACAGCTATTACGGCGAAGCGATGTCGATTGGTGAGCGTGCGCCTGTGGCGCTGCTTGATTTCGCCGCGTCTGCGCGTCTGGCGGTGGGCGAAGCCTTGACCAATATTGCCGCGACCCATATCGGTTCGTTGAACCGGGTGAAATTGTCCGCGAACTGGATGGCGGCGGCCGGACATCCGGGTGAAGATGCCGGTCTTTACGACGCGGTAAAGGCCATTGGTGAAGAGCTGTGCCCGGCGCTGGGGCTGACCATTCCGGTCGGCAAAGATTCGATGTCGATGAAGACGCGCTGGCAGGAGGGGGAAGAAGAACGCACCATGACATCCCCGATGTCGCTGGTGATTTCCGCGTTTGCCCGTGTGGAAGATGTGCGTGCTACGGTGACTCCGCAACTGCGCACCGGACAGGATAATGTGTTGCTGTTGATTGATCTGGGCGCGGGCCACAAGGCGCTGGGCGCCACGGCGCTGGCTCAGGTTTATCGCCAGTTGGGCAGCGAAACCGCGGATGTTCGTAATGCCACCCAACTGGCCGGGTTCTTTAATGCTCTCCAGCAGTTGGTGGCGGATAAAGTCTTATTGGCGTACCACGACCGTTCCGACGGCGGCTTGCTGGTGACACTGGCGGAAATGGCGTTCGCCGGACACTGTGCCGTGAATGTTGATATCGCCACGCAGGGTGAGGATGTCCTGGCGACATTGTTTAATGAAGAACTGGGCGCCGTGATTCAGATCCCCGCGTCGCGTCGCGCCGAGGTGGAAAGCGTGTTGGCCCTGAACGGTCTGGCGGAGTGCGTTCACTATCTTGGTCAGGCGGAAGACGGTTCTCACTTCATTATTAAGTGTGGTGACGCTGTTGTTTATCACGAAAACCGCACCACGATGCGCGACTGGTGGGCTGAAACAACCTGGCAGATGCAGCGCCTGCGTGATAACCCGCAGTGTGCCGATCAGGAACATGTTGCCAAGCAGGACGATAACGATCCGGGCCTGAATGTGGTGCTGACCTTCGATCCGCAGGAAGATATTGCGGCCCCCTACATTGCCAGGCAGGTTCGCCCCAAAGTCGCCGTATTGCGTGAGCAGGGCGTCAACTCTCATGTGGAGATGGCGGCGGCCTTCCATCGTGCGGGTTTTGATGCCATGGATATCCATATGAGCGATTTACTGGCGGGGCGTCGTGACCTGTGGGACTTCCATGCGCTGGTTGCCTGCGGCGGCTTCTCGTATGGCGACGTGCTGGGCGCGGGCGAAGGCTGGGCGAAATCCATTTTGTTCAACTCACGTGTGCGTGATGAGTTTGCCGCGTTCTTCCAACGTCCGCAAACGTTGGCGCTGGGGGTGTGTAACGGCTGCCAGATGATGTCGAACCTGCGTGAGCTGATTCCGGGTGCCGATCTGTGGCCGCGGTTTGTCCGTAATAAGTCTGACCGTTTTGAAGCTCGTTTCAGTTTGGTGGAAGTCGAAAAAAGCCCCTCTCTGTTCATGAACGACATGGCGGGTTCACGGATGCCTATCGCGGTTTCTCACGGCGAAGGACGTGTTGAAATCCGTGATAATACTCATCTGAGTGCGCTGGAACAGCAGAATCTGGTGGCATTGCGTTACGTGAATAACTACGGACAGGTGACGGAAAATTATCCGGCCAACCCGAATGGTTCACCAAACGGTATTACCGCGATAACCAGCGCCAGCGGTCGCGCAACCGTGATGATGCCGCACCCTGAACGCGTATTTCGTACCGTCAGCCACTCCTGGCACCCGGAAGAGTGGGGCGAGGATAGCCCGTGGATGCGTATGTTCCGCAATGCGCGCAGACAACTGGGTTAA
- the tadA gene encoding tRNA adenosine(34) deaminase TadA has protein sequence MRHALALAQRAQDEGEVPVGAVLVLNNQVIGEGWNRPIGHHDPTAHAEIMALRQGGMALQNYRLLSATLYVTLEPCIMCAGAMIHSRIGRLVYGAADEKTGAAGSLVDILRHPGINHQIAIDAGILTDACSAKLSAFFRMRREQHKARRDAEKKAEN, from the coding sequence ATGCGCCATGCGCTGGCGCTGGCCCAGCGAGCTCAGGACGAGGGTGAGGTTCCGGTCGGTGCGGTATTGGTGTTAAATAATCAGGTGATTGGCGAAGGCTGGAATCGCCCGATAGGTCATCACGATCCGACCGCCCACGCCGAGATTATGGCATTACGACAAGGGGGGATGGCGTTACAAAACTATCGCCTGTTGAGCGCCACGCTTTATGTGACGTTGGAGCCCTGCATTATGTGTGCAGGCGCGATGATCCATAGTCGTATTGGTCGACTGGTTTACGGCGCGGCGGATGAAAAAACCGGTGCGGCGGGGTCGCTGGTGGATATTTTGCGCCATCCGGGAATTAACCATCAGATCGCCATTGATGCGGGCATACTGACGGATGCGTGTTCCGCTAAGCTCAGCGCCTTTTTCCGTATGCGGCGCGAACAGCACAAAGCCCGCCGTGACGCCGAAAAAAAGGCCGAGAATTGA
- the yfhb gene encoding phosphatidylglycerophosphatase C, with protein MSEKVSPRIVFFDLDGTLHQEDMFGSFLRFLLRRLPLNLSLVIPLLPVIGVGLLLKGRAARWPMSWLLWAITFGRSEARLSNLEARFVNNFRRQVTPFPEVQQRLTAYLQDTQVQVWLVTGSPQRLVEQVYHDSPFLPGVRLMGSQMSRRYGGWVLTLRCLGQEKVIQMEQQLGAPLKLYSGYSDSKQDNPLLYFCEHRWRVTPNGSLQQLE; from the coding sequence TTGAGCGAAAAGGTAAGCCCGAGAATTGTATTTTTTGATCTGGATGGCACGCTGCATCAAGAGGATATGTTTGGCAGTTTCCTGCGCTTTTTGCTCCGTCGGCTGCCGCTCAACCTCTCACTGGTGATCCCGCTGCTACCCGTCATTGGTGTGGGGCTTTTGTTAAAGGGGCGCGCTGCGCGCTGGCCGATGAGTTGGCTGTTGTGGGCGATCACCTTCGGACGTAGCGAAGCCCGGCTGAGCAATCTGGAAGCGCGGTTCGTCAATAATTTCCGGCGTCAGGTTACGCCTTTCCCTGAGGTTCAGCAGCGGCTCACGGCATATTTGCAGGACACGCAGGTTCAGGTGTGGCTGGTCACCGGATCGCCTCAGCGTCTGGTCGAACAGGTTTATCATGATTCGCCTTTCTTGCCTGGGGTGCGGCTGATGGGGAGTCAAATGTCGCGCCGCTACGGTGGTTGGGTACTCACTTTGCGCTGTCTGGGACAAGAGAAAGTCATTCAGATGGAGCAACAACTGGGCGCACCGCTAAAGCTTTACAGCGGCTACAGCGACAGCAAACAGGATAATCCGCTGCTCTATTTTTGCGAGCACCGCTGGCGCGTGACGCCAAACGGCAGCTTGCAACAACTGGAGTAA
- the mltF gene encoding membrane-bound lytic murein transglycosylase MltF, whose protein sequence is MKPLKLNYFFIGIITLLLALALWPSIPWRSSQDTQIRQIISRGELRISTINSPLTYYTSNGSPAGLDYELAKRFADYLGVKLVVTSRKNLDELFDDLDDDKADLLAAGLLYNHERLGRFRAGPSYYSVSQQLVYRLGTPRPKKLDKLQGRLAVTSGSAYIATLRDLKAEKYPRINWESASDLTTQDLLKQVADGKLDYTLADSVTIGLMQRIRPQLAVAFDLSDEEPVTWYMRRFNDDSLSAALLDFFSQMVEDGALARLEEKYLGHVGEFDYVDTTTFLSAIDETLPDFQPLFEKYATEIDWKLLAAISYQESHWNPLATSPTGVRGLMMLTRNTAESLDVTDRLDPEQSIRGGAQYMSHMMQKMPDTIPEDEKIWFALASYNMGYAHLLDAIKLTKKQKGNPNSWVDVKMRLPMLSQRRYYTQTSYGYARGNQAYKYVENIRRYMVSLEGYLTEKENKAKQQQLSAQGYPVIPPNEIPD, encoded by the coding sequence TTGAAGCCTTTAAAATTAAACTATTTTTTCATCGGGATTATCACGTTACTGCTGGCGCTGGCTTTGTGGCCATCGATCCCCTGGCGTAGTAGTCAGGACACGCAGATCAGACAGATTATCTCACGCGGCGAATTACGTATCAGTACGATTAACTCGCCGCTGACTTACTATACCAGTAACGGAAGCCCCGCAGGTCTGGATTATGAACTGGCAAAACGTTTCGCCGATTATCTGGGCGTCAAGCTGGTGGTAACGTCACGTAAAAATCTTGACGAGTTGTTTGACGATCTGGATGACGACAAGGCGGATCTGCTGGCTGCCGGTCTGCTATACAACCACGAACGGCTGGGGCGTTTTCGAGCCGGACCGAGCTATTACTCCGTTTCACAACAGTTGGTCTATCGCCTGGGTACACCGCGCCCCAAAAAACTGGATAAGCTACAGGGGCGGCTGGCCGTGACATCCGGCTCCGCTTATATTGCTACGCTGCGCGATCTGAAAGCGGAGAAATATCCCCGGATCAATTGGGAATCGGCTTCCGACCTGACGACGCAGGATCTGTTGAAACAGGTGGCGGATGGCAAACTGGACTACACCCTTGCTGATTCCGTCACCATCGGACTAATGCAGCGTATCCGCCCGCAGTTGGCTGTCGCTTTCGATTTGAGCGATGAAGAACCCGTGACCTGGTATATGCGGCGTTTCAATGACGATAGCCTTTCGGCGGCGTTGCTGGATTTTTTCAGCCAGATGGTTGAAGACGGCGCGCTGGCACGTCTGGAAGAAAAATACCTCGGTCACGTTGGCGAATTTGATTACGTTGATACCACGACGTTTCTGAGCGCCATCGATGAAACGCTGCCAGATTTTCAGCCGCTGTTTGAAAAGTATGCGACCGAAATCGACTGGAAATTACTGGCGGCGATTTCCTATCAGGAGTCGCACTGGAATCCGCTGGCGACATCGCCGACAGGCGTACGGGGACTGATGATGCTTACCCGCAATACGGCGGAAAGTCTGGATGTTACCGATCGCCTCGATCCTGAACAAAGCATTCGCGGCGGCGCGCAATACATGTCCCATATGATGCAAAAAATGCCGGATACCATACCTGAAGACGAAAAAATCTGGTTTGCGCTGGCGTCATACAACATGGGATATGCGCACTTGCTGGATGCCATAAAGCTGACCAAAAAACAGAAAGGTAATCCCAACAGTTGGGTTGATGTAAAAATGCGCCTGCCGATGCTGAGTCAGAGGCGCTATTACACGCAAACCTCTTATGGCTACGCTCGCGGAAACCAGGCATATAAATATGTGGAAAACATTCGCCGTTATATGGTGAGCCTAGAGGGGTATCTGACCGAAAAAGAGAACAAAGCGAAACAACAGCAGCTTTCCGCCCAGGGTTATCCCGTCATTCCACCCAATGAGATACCGGATTAG
- the qseG gene encoding two-component system QseEF-associated lipoprotein QseG: MNAWFARPCPQRVLSDVSLNRVLKAVVMFFPILLTACNSHVNGNLLSWNAESPSPKERVTNYRIAQCDHLWQVDDPEAMDNALYWLRAMDCAGRLTQVQAREEAQRLEGESWAHAFKQGILLDNSGITQSERRQMLKQINVYRLDFPAALRPLVQTWRDRQTLLLALSDEHLRYKRLQESSDRQLDALRTQQRHLQYQLETTARKLENLTDIERQLSSRKQLSGELPENDVDHRANASGNRSAQKSTAAPTKADDTYTPAAETGNATTKKGPKNP, from the coding sequence ATGAATGCATGGTTTGCCCGTCCTTGTCCGCAACGCGTCCTGTCTGATGTTTCTTTGAACCGAGTGTTAAAGGCCGTGGTGATGTTCTTTCCCATATTACTGACGGCATGCAATAGCCACGTGAACGGCAACCTGTTGTCATGGAACGCGGAAAGTCCGTCACCGAAAGAGCGGGTGACAAATTACCGCATTGCTCAATGTGATCACTTGTGGCAAGTGGACGATCCGGAAGCGATGGATAATGCGCTCTACTGGCTGCGGGCGATGGACTGTGCCGGGCGTTTAACCCAGGTTCAGGCCCGTGAAGAAGCGCAGCGTCTGGAAGGCGAGAGTTGGGCGCATGCCTTCAAGCAGGGCATTTTGCTGGATAACTCAGGTATCACCCAGTCGGAACGGCGCCAGATGCTGAAACAAATCAATGTGTACCGGCTGGATTTTCCGGCGGCATTAAGACCGCTGGTACAAACCTGGCGCGATCGCCAAACCCTGTTGCTGGCGTTATCTGACGAGCATTTACGCTACAAACGTTTGCAGGAATCCAGCGATAGGCAGTTGGATGCGTTGCGTACCCAGCAACGTCACCTGCAATATCAACTCGAAACCACTGCCCGGAAACTGGAAAACCTGACGGATATCGAGCGTCAGCTTTCGTCTCGTAAACAATTGTCGGGTGAATTGCCAGAAAACGATGTCGATCATCGTGCTAATGCGAGCGGGAACCGTTCAGCGCAAAAATCGACGGCGGCGCCGACCAAAGCGGATGACACTTACACGCCGGCAGCGGAGACGGGTAACGCTACGACGAAGAAGGGGCCGAAAAACCCATGA